The following proteins come from a genomic window of Myxosarcina sp. GI1:
- a CDS encoding glycosyltransferase family 4 protein, with the protein MKILFIVARADTVAGAQIHVRDMAIALQNRQHKVLVITGKKGIYNAVLKRAEIESITCDSLQQPISPWQDWLSLRFLLNSIRKFQPELISTHSSKTGILGRLAAKITKTPCIFTAHGWSFTSGVPEPSRTIYQTIEQLAAPLADKIICVSECDRQIGIQSGMNPERLVTIHNGMKDLDRTFIARHNTTSTIKIVMVARFSKQKDHLTLIEAFKDIPQAELLLVGDGEKLAEVKAYIHQIGISEKAKILGFCENVEEILAQAHIFALISNWEGLPRTIIEAMRGGLPVVASDVGGVAELVVDGVTGYLIPRQDTNTLHQRLANLVSDAALRETMGKQGRQRYELNFTFEQMYYKTLQVYDEVMSERG; encoded by the coding sequence ATGAAAATATTGTTCATCGTTGCGAGAGCAGATACAGTTGCTGGAGCACAAATTCATGTTAGAGATATGGCAATTGCTTTGCAAAATCGACAGCATAAAGTATTAGTAATTACAGGAAAAAAGGGTATTTATAACGCAGTTTTAAAGCGTGCAGAGATTGAATCTATTACTTGCGATTCCTTACAGCAACCTATATCTCCCTGGCAAGATTGGTTATCCCTAAGATTTTTACTAAATAGCATTCGTAAGTTTCAGCCAGAGCTAATTTCTACTCATTCTAGTAAGACGGGGATTTTGGGACGGCTGGCAGCCAAAATTACCAAAACTCCCTGCATTTTTACCGCACATGGTTGGTCTTTTACCAGTGGAGTACCAGAACCAAGCCGTACTATTTATCAGACAATCGAACAATTAGCCGCACCTCTAGCAGACAAAATTATCTGTGTTTCAGAATGCGATCGCCAGATAGGTATTCAATCGGGAATGAATCCAGAAAGATTAGTCACTATTCACAACGGCATGAAAGATCTCGATCGCACCTTTATAGCCAGGCACAACACAACCAGCACCATCAAAATTGTTATGGTAGCTCGCTTTAGCAAACAAAAAGATCACTTAACCTTAATTGAAGCTTTTAAAGACATTCCTCAAGCAGAATTACTTCTGGTAGGAGATGGCGAAAAATTAGCGGAAGTAAAAGCCTATATTCATCAGATTGGCATCTCAGAAAAAGCAAAAATTCTGGGGTTTTGTGAAAATGTAGAAGAAATTCTAGCTCAAGCGCACATTTTTGCTTTGATATCAAACTGGGAAGGTTTACCTCGTACGATTATCGAAGCCATGCGAGGTGGTTTGCCAGTAGTAGCCTCTGATGTTGGCGGCGTAGCAGAACTAGTAGTAGATGGTGTAACTGGTTATCTCATTCCCCGACAAGATACTAATACATTACATCAGCGGTTAGCAAATTTAGTTAGCGATGCAGCGCTACGGGAAACAATGGGAAAACAAGGTCGTCAACGTTACGAATTAAACTTTACTTTCGAGCAAATGTATTACAAAACCTTGCAGGTATATGACGAAGTTATGAGCGAAAGAGGATAA
- a CDS encoding GNAT family N-acetyltransferase, producing MNIQTLDLQNSLWRETLTKLNHDAYHLPEYVSLEAKRTNTIAKATLISEKDSIFFVPYLLRSCDDLIPATNTRLFDIVSPYGYPGILLNEAAKHDPGFPDRAIKEFQQVLQSQRVCSAFLRLHPILSDNFQTLFASDLFTENGQTVSVDLTLDEDKIWAHTRKGHQSTINKCMRLGLVAKTVPVAQHLNEFLAIYNETMERVAAKDLYFFSHEYFTNLLKLEDKLHLGVVESDGQIVCASLFFECCGIIQAHLGGTKTEFLKQSPFNLLLHHMRLWGKERGNKFLHIGGGVGGKKDNLYTFKSGFSRQRHQFLTLRLIVDRDKYNYLVNLRANNLDIPPETLLKTNFFPAYRAVYHREVKNHN from the coding sequence ATGAATATCCAAACCCTCGATCTACAAAATTCTTTATGGAGAGAAACTCTTACTAAACTAAACCACGATGCCTATCATTTACCCGAATATGTATCGTTAGAAGCTAAAAGAACTAATACCATAGCCAAAGCTACGCTCATCAGTGAAAAAGACAGCATTTTTTTTGTTCCTTACTTACTGCGTTCCTGCGATGACCTCATTCCTGCCACAAATACCAGGCTGTTTGACATTGTTTCTCCCTATGGCTACCCTGGCATTTTATTAAATGAGGCTGCCAAACACGATCCTGGTTTTCCCGATCGCGCTATAAAAGAATTTCAGCAAGTTTTACAATCGCAACGAGTATGTTCGGCTTTTTTGCGTCTGCATCCGATTCTCAGCGATAATTTTCAGACGTTGTTTGCTTCCGACCTGTTTACGGAAAATGGTCAAACAGTTTCTGTAGATCTAACCCTCGACGAAGATAAAATTTGGGCGCATACCCGTAAAGGACATCAAAGCACGATTAATAAATGCATGCGTCTGGGTTTAGTTGCCAAAACCGTTCCTGTTGCCCAACATTTAAATGAGTTTTTAGCAATTTATAACGAAACAATGGAACGAGTAGCGGCTAAAGATTTGTATTTTTTTAGCCATGAATACTTTACTAACTTATTAAAGCTAGAAGACAAACTGCATTTAGGCGTAGTAGAGTCAGATGGACAAATAGTCTGTGCCAGCTTGTTTTTTGAATGCTGCGGCATAATTCAAGCTCATTTAGGCGGCACCAAAACTGAATTTTTAAAGCAGTCACCGTTTAATTTATTACTCCACCACATGCGGTTGTGGGGAAAAGAACGAGGAAATAAATTCTTACATATAGGCGGTGGCGTTGGCGGCAAAAAGGATAACCTTTATACTTTTAAATCTGGTTTTTCTCGTCAAAGACATCAGTTCTTAACACTACGTTTGATTGTCGATCGCGATAAATACAATTATTTAGTCAATTTAAGAGCGAATAATTTAGATATTCCCCCCGAAACTTTACTAAAAACAAATTTTTTTCCTGCTTATCGTGCTGTTTACCATCGAGAAGTAAAAAATCACAACTAA
- a CDS encoding phytanoyl-CoA dioxygenase family protein, translated as METLTQSLTQKQLDFLPTETDIAFYEEHGWYISPKVISEEIIDLAIEGAEKFYRGERDAALPVTTGYSNWKPEDGDIVRNNEFVSLQKKELARLALQPIIGAIAARLARTSEVRLLDDQLVYKPPRDRNINTTVGWHSDRAYWATCSSNKLLTAWIPFHDCDEARSPLVVLDKSHKWSGLEHVRHFNDPDLENLTGKFRGEGKQVVKVPMTLKKGQVSFHNCWTIHGSYPNRSDKFRLALAVHLQDADNHYRPYKNQQEREIHIFDEQLCRKLANGDPDFSDPKVFPVLWSRDKAGCS; from the coding sequence ATGGAAACTTTAACCCAGTCTCTTACTCAAAAACAATTAGACTTTTTGCCTACCGAAACAGATATTGCTTTTTATGAAGAACATGGCTGGTATATTTCTCCAAAAGTAATTTCCGAAGAAATAATCGATTTAGCAATCGAGGGTGCAGAAAAGTTCTATCGCGGCGAACGAGATGCTGCCCTTCCCGTAACCACTGGTTACAGTAACTGGAAACCAGAAGATGGCGATATCGTTCGTAATAACGAATTTGTTTCCTTGCAAAAAAAAGAACTAGCTCGCTTAGCCTTGCAGCCGATTATTGGCGCGATCGCTGCCAGACTAGCCAGAACTAGCGAAGTTCGCCTGTTGGACGACCAGCTAGTATACAAGCCACCAAGAGACAGAAACATTAACACTACCGTTGGTTGGCATAGCGATCGCGCTTATTGGGCAACCTGTAGTTCTAATAAACTGCTTACCGCCTGGATTCCCTTTCATGACTGTGATGAAGCTAGAAGCCCTTTGGTCGTACTAGATAAAAGTCATAAGTGGTCGGGACTAGAACACGTGCGTCATTTTAACGATCCCGATTTAGAAAATTTGACAGGCAAGTTTCGAGGTGAAGGCAAACAAGTAGTTAAAGTTCCGATGACCCTAAAAAAAGGTCAGGTCAGCTTTCACAACTGCTGGACAATTCACGGTAGCTATCCCAACCGTAGCGATAAATTTCGCTTGGCTTTAGCAGTGCATCTTCAAGACGCAGATAACCACTATCGACCATATAAAAATCAGCAGGAACGTGAAATTCATATCTTTGACGAACAACTATGCCGCAAACTAGCTAACGGCGATCCCGACTTTAGCGATCCGAAGGTGTTTCCAGTTTTGTGGTCGAGAGATAAAGCTGGGTGTTCCTAA